In Camelina sativa cultivar DH55 chromosome 16, Cs, whole genome shotgun sequence, a single window of DNA contains:
- the LOC104749816 gene encoding tropinone reductase homolog At2g30670-like — protein sequence MDQRWSLQGMNALVTGGGSGIGHAIVEELAALGARIYVCDISEKPLKQSLREWEKKGFQVSGSICDVSSHSKRETLMQTVTKLFDGKLNILVNNVGVVLTKPTIEYVADDFSFHMSTNLESAFHLSQLSHPLLKASKFGSIIFISSVGGVVSMECGSIYSLTKGALNQLAKTLACEWARDGIRTNSVAPNFIHTAMAESFFEDAGYEKSLVSRTPLGRAGEPKEVASLVAFLCLPAASYITGQTICVDGGLTVNGFSYKPDA from the exons ATGGATCAAAGATGGAGTCTTCAAGGTATGAACGCTCTTGTAACTGGTGGAGGCAGCGGAATTGG GCATGCTATAGTAGAGGAGCTAGCTGCACTTGGAGCTAGAATCTATGTATGTGATATATCTGAAAAACCCCTCAAACAAAGTttaagagaatgggaaaagaaaGGGTTTCAAGTGAGCGGTTCAATCTGTGATGTATCCTCTCATTCCAAGAGGGAAACACTTATGCAAACCGTCACAAAATTGTTTGATGGCAAGCTGAACATTCTT GTAAACAACGTTGGCGTAGTTCTTACAAAGCCAACAATCGAATATGTGGCAGACGATTTCTCCTTCCATATGTCAACAAACTTGGAGTCTGCTTTTCATCTTAGCCAACTTTCACATCCTCTCCTTAAAGCTTCTAAATTTGGAAGCATCATCTTTATTTCCTCTGTTGGAGGGGTTGTATCAATGGAATGTGGATCCATATATAGTTTAACGAAAG GAGCTTTGAATCAACTAGCAAAAACTTTGGCATGTGAATGGGCAAGAGATGGGATAAGAACTAATTCTGTTGCTCCTAATTTTATCCACACTGCTATGGCTGAATCA ttttttgaAGACGCCGGTTACGAGAAGAGTTTAGTTAGTAGAACTCCACTTGGTCGCGCTGGTGAGCCTAAAGAGGTTGCATCACTTGTGGCTTTTCTGTGTCTACCTGCAGCGTCGTATATAACTGGACAGACCATTTGTGTTGATGGAGGTCTCACTGTCAATGGTTTCTCCTACAAGCCAGATGCTTGA